The following coding sequences lie in one Rutidosis leptorrhynchoides isolate AG116_Rl617_1_P2 chromosome 4, CSIRO_AGI_Rlap_v1, whole genome shotgun sequence genomic window:
- the LOC139903911 gene encoding thioredoxin-like protein YLS8, which yields MSYLLPHLHSGWAVDQAILAEEERLVVIRFGHDWDETCMQMDEVLSSVADTLKNFAVIYLVDITEVPDFNTMYELYDPSTVMFFFRNKHIMIDLGTGNNNKINWAMKDKQEFIDIVETVYRGARKGRGLVIAPKDYSTKYRY from the exons ATGTCGTATTTGCTACCTCACTTGCACTCCGGTTGGGCCGTCGATCAAGCGATTCTCGCCGAGGAAGAACGTCTAGTCGTCATCCGATTTGGACATGATTGGGACGAAACTTGTATGCAG ATGGATGAAGTGCTTTCTTCAGTGGCTGACACGTTGAAGAACTTTGCTGTGATATACTTGGTTGACATCACCGAAGTGCCTGATTTCAATACGATGTATGAACTTTACGACCCATCAACTGTGATGTTCTTCTTTAGGAACAAACACATCATGATTGATCTTGGTACTGGTAACAATAACAAGATCAATTGGGCCATGAAGGACAAACAGGAATTCATTGACATTGTTGAGACTGTGTACCGTGGAGCAAGGAAGGGTCGTGGTTTGGTCATTGCACCTAAAGACTACTCAACCAAGTACCGTTACTAA